The genome window ATCAACAACTTCTCCAGGTGTTTTATAAAGCTTGACACTCATTTTAGGCGTGATCTTCATAATCTCTTCCAGAGTATCCATGCTGGCTCCCACCAGGCGCTTGGCTTCAGACTCATCTGACAGTCTGTTTAATTCTTCCACAACGGTGGTTGTAAGACTATTTAGAGATGCTGCCACTCCCAGCCCCAAGGAAGTTGCTGAGAGCACCAGACTGAGCCCTCCTGTAACGGGTGTCAGAGCTAAACTACAGAGGTACAGGGCTCCAGCGCCAATGCCAGCAGAGCTGGACACCACATTGGAGGTGGTGCAGCCCCAGTGCACCTCGTCGAGGTGGTCAGCCAGCCCGTGAAGCttcctgatgtcttcttcaaGTTTGCTTTTCAACCAAGGGAATACTTCCAGGAACCTCTTTCTCTGCAGCTCCCATTGACACCTGTCATCTTTATCTGCGGGCTCCTGTGATAAATGTCCCTTCAGTGCAGCACGCAGGGCAGCTTCCTCCTCTCTGTGACAGAAGGTGTCAAATGCATGAGAATTAGGTTTTATTTAAAACCAAAAGCTTGTTCAAAATTTACCCTTATACTATATACCAAACAGCACACCAAACAGCACATAATTTTCCAGAGATCCAAATTTTTGGATTCTACTGTGAACACTTGGTATATTATAGATGCCCACCATCCTTAGTCCAGAGGGTCAGTGTGTAACACAGAGT of Meriones unguiculatus strain TT.TT164.6M chromosome 8, Bangor_MerUng_6.1, whole genome shotgun sequence contains these proteins:
- the LOC132655806 gene encoding apolipoprotein L3-like gives rise to the protein MAKRVGLCFVEEVTDYLTDTLLREDLKRLITEDRYWKAFVEAAELSREEEAALRAALKGHLSQEPADKDDRCQWELQRKRFLEVFPWLKSKLEEDIRKLHGLADHLDEVHWGCTTSNVVSSSAGIGAGALYLCSLALTPVTGGLSLVLSATSLGLGVAASLNSLTTTVVEELNRLSDESEAKRLVGASMDTLEEIMKITPKMSVKLYKTPGEVVDDLRSLRVHIQALRIARASTRSAQGSRQVGRASSSSLLPVTRGARITAASFTSIFLVLDVYHLVKDSMHLYDGAKTESAGALRNLAHKLEERLHEFKKIHKAL